In Edaphobacter aggregans, the sequence AGCAGCGCTTTTGTCGCCCGTCTCCAGTGTCGTGAGTTCAAGCGAGACCAGATATCGATGGGAAACAGAGTGACGTCGGGGTCGGATGACTGAAACGGCCGTATCGCTCGCGTCGTCGTCGACAGAAACGCAGGGGCTTTCTCAGGCTTCGCCGGCATGCGTGCGCAGACGGTTAGAAGATCATCGGGGAGCCGTTCATTCACCCAGGTGCCGGCACCGGTCTTGCTTGTGAGGTAGCCTTCGTCGCGAAGCTGTTCCATCACCAGCATGGCGATGCCACGTGAGACGCAGTGCTGCAGCGCGAAATCTCGCGTAGATGGCAAGCGAACGCCACGCTTCAGGCGGCCATCAAGGATAGCGCAGCGCAGCTCGGCATACAGCCAGTCCGTGAGCGACTTGTTTGCAGGCCGTGGGCTCAGCGGCAACTCGAGCGAGCTGATTAACTTTGCCATGACTATGCCTCTCGCTCCACGGCGACGCACTCTGTTTCAGCCGTAGGTGCACCGCTCTTGAGCTTCGAGCTGGTCACCAGATATACCGCAAGCAGAATCGCGCCCATCCCTACATATTCGATGGCGACGAATCGTTCGCGAAGAAATATTGCGCCGAGGATCACAGCGATAACCGGGTTGATGTACGCATAGGTGGCTACCTTCGCAACCGGGACGTGCTCAAGCAGATAGATATATGCCGTATATCCCACGAGCGAGCCAAAGGTAACGAGATACAGGATCGACGCCCACGCCTGCACGCCCCACTGCCCGCCACGGTATCCTCCCACGAGTATCGTGACGCAGGCGTTGAACAGCCCGGCGAAGAACATCTGCCATGCAGCCGCGACGAAGGGGCTGACCGGAAGTTTAGCTCGCCGCGCCAACACCGACCCGCATGTCCAACTGAGCGCGCAGCCCAACGCTACGGCGGCTCCGATCAGTTGTCGCGTATCGCCGTGCAAACTCTCGCGCAGCCCCGGCGACAGCAACACCACTAATCCTGCAAAGCCGATCACGATGCCAAGCCAGCCTTTGGCACGTAGCCCTTCGCCGTTCGGCAGCAGCGCTTCAAAGATTGCAACATACAAGGGAATGACGGCGATGATCAGCGCAGCCAGGCCGCTCGAAAGATACTGCTCGCACCACACGAGGCCCATGTTGCCGCCGCCAAGCATCAGGATGCCAATAGCGGCAAGCAAGCCAAACTCTCGCCGCGTGAGTCGCAGACTCATTCCGCGCATCACACAGAGCGCCAGCATCAGCGGCCCGGCAATCAGGAACCGGACACTCGCCAGGAGGAATGGAGGCAGAACCTCAACGCCAAAGCGGATCGCAACGTAGGTCGATCCCCAGAAGAAATAGACGCAGCCGAACGCGATCAGAACCTGCGTCGTGTAGGCGGAGCGCTGTCGCGGCATATTCTTCATGGTATCTGTAGCTGATTCTGCTGCACTCCGTTTTGGTCCATAAAATCATTCGCACGACGGTGTTAAAATAGAGCCATGATGCCCCGGTTTGCCGCGTCTCTGCTTCTTGTCTGTGCTACGGCTCTTTCCCAGACGTCTTCCTTCTCGCTCAAGAGCTTTCACGATCCAGCTCCGGGTATTACTTACTTCTACCCGAGCGAGTTCACGCCAATGATGCCTGCGCCGCCATCAAAGGAAGAAGGGGCGACACCGCATTGTGTGCGGACGTCCTTTTCGGCAGGCTCCGATCCTGCGGCCGGCAACTCTGCATTCGTTTTCTCTTTGATTGACAATGCATGCCCCGGGGTCCTGAAGGACGCTCAACAACTGGGGTCGTTCACACGAACACAGATACTGCGCCAGATGAAGCGATATGGCACGCCGGTCATCATGCATGACCCCGTCCGATATACCGTTTCGGGCCATCCTGCTGCCGTAACGCTAGCTTCGGCCCAGGCCGCGGATACTCAAGCCGCTGGCACCAAAACGAAGAACGGCGATGGGACCACCTATGCCGCCAAGGCATGCATGCTCACCGGCGACCCCAACACTGGGCGCGAATCGGGTCCAAAACCTGTTGTCTGCTTCGACTTCACAACGACACGGCGCGACCTTCTTCCTCGTCTGTTTGCCTTTTCGGCGCAGTTCGACGGGGAGACATTGCAGTCGCTGGTTCCGGGCACTCTTCTCCGATAGGCGTCCGGTGCGCTATACTCTGCGGCACACGTAGAGGTTTCTATGAAGGCCCTCTTCACAACCGCAGATTGCCAAAGCCGCAGAACCGCAGGTCGATGCCGCCTTTTCAGGAAGCACGTGATGCCTCGGCGTTATCTCTGTGTGCTGCCGAGCCGCTCGCGCCCTAGTCTCTTCTCCGGCGATTAGAGCAATTCCCAAGTCAGCGACGATATAGCCTGCAGCGACTGTGGTGCTTTTCCATATCTAAGGAAGAGCATCGAGCCACATCGCATGTATGGCTGCCCCAAAACGGATCCCTCACCGTTGCTGAACATCAAGGAGAGACCCATGAGCCCCGTTACTCTCGCGACTGCAAAGACCGCTCGTATCGCCAGCGAAGCCACGTTCGCTCAGTTTGGCCCCAGGTTGAAGACCGCGATTCCCGGCCCTCTCGCGCAGAAGATCATTGCCGACGACACCCGCCTCATGTCGCCAAGCTACACGCGCAGTTATCCGATGGTTGCGAAGTCGGGTCGCGGCATTCGCGTGACGGATGTGGACGGCAACGAATTCCTCGACTTTTCAGCCGGCATCGCCGTGAACTCAACAGGGCATTGTCACCCTGAAGTCGTGAAAGCCATCCAGGATCAAGCCGCCGAATTGCTGCATATGTCCGGTACGGATTTTTATTACGAACACATGATCAAGCTCGCCGAGCGACTGAGCGCCGTAGCTCCTATGCCCGGACCGCATAAGTTTTACTACGGTAACTCCGGTGCCGAAGCGGTCGAGTGTGCCCTTAAACTCGCGCGCTACCACACTGGACGACAGAACATCATCAGCTTCTTTGGCGCGTTCCACGGACGCACCATGGGCGCGCTTTCGTTGACCGGATCGAAGCCGCAACAGAAACGTCGCCTCGCACCATTCGTTCCTGGCGTACACCACGTCAGATATCCCTACGCCTATCGCGGCTGTAGCGGCGGCCCGCAAGAGTCAGAAGCGTTTGCCCTCGACTGCGCGCGCTACATCGAAGAAAAGCTCTTCAAGACAATTCTGCCGCCGGAAGAAGTTGCAGCCATCATCCTCGAACCGATTCAGGGTGAGGGAGGCTATATCGTCGCCCCGAACAATTTTCTGC encodes:
- a CDS encoding EamA family transporter, whose protein sequence is MPRQRSAYTTQVLIAFGCVYFFWGSTYVAIRFGVEVLPPFLLASVRFLIAGPLMLALCVMRGMSLRLTRREFGLLAAIGILMLGGGNMGLVWCEQYLSSGLAALIIAVIPLYVAIFEALLPNGEGLRAKGWLGIVIGFAGLVVLLSPGLRESLHGDTRQLIGAAVALGCALSWTCGSVLARRAKLPVSPFVAAAWQMFFAGLFNACVTILVGGYRGGQWGVQAWASILYLVTFGSLVGYTAYIYLLEHVPVAKVATYAYINPVIAVILGAIFLRERFVAIEYVGMGAILLAVYLVTSSKLKSGAPTAETECVAVEREA
- a CDS encoding acetyl ornithine aminotransferase family protein, with the protein product MSPVTLATAKTARIASEATFAQFGPRLKTAIPGPLAQKIIADDTRLMSPSYTRSYPMVAKSGRGIRVTDVDGNEFLDFSAGIAVNSTGHCHPEVVKAIQDQAAELLHMSGTDFYYEHMIKLAERLSAVAPMPGPHKFYYGNSGAEAVECALKLARYHTGRQNIISFFGAFHGRTMGALSLTGSKPQQKRRLAPFVPGVHHVRYPYAYRGCSGGPQESEAFALDCARYIEEKLFKTILPPEEVAAIILEPIQGEGGYIVAPNNFLREIRSICDRHGIMMIVDEVQSGAGRTGKWWAIEHSGVQPDMVCIAKGIASGMPLGICMTKAEIMDWVPGSHASTFGGNPVCIAAALATMNVIEREGLQNAAIVGAKMMERMSTWIAKHPTVGDVRGRGLMIGIEIVKDQKSRQPIGAMRDKIVDLAFERGVLFLGCGETSIRLCPPLIVTQQEADIALDVLEECIALAAPN